A window of Gasterosteus aculeatus chromosome 9, fGasAcu3.hap1.1, whole genome shotgun sequence contains these coding sequences:
- the psmb3 gene encoding proteasome subunit beta type-3, with protein MSIMSYNGGAVMAMRGKNCVAIAADRRFGIQAQMVTTDFQKVFPMGEKLYIGLAGLATDVQTVSQRLKFRLNLYELKEGRQIKPKTFMSMVSNLLYEKRFGPYYIEPVIAGLDPKTFEPFICSLDLIGCPMVTEDFVVSGTCSEQMYGMCESLWEPDMEPEDLFETISQAMLNAVDRDAVSGMGVVVHVIEKDKITTRTLKARMD; from the exons TCTATTATGTCCTATAATGGAGGGGCGGTCATGGCCATGCGGGGGAAGAACTGCGTGGCAATAGCTGCAGACCGGCGATTTGGCATTCAGGCTCAGATGGTCACCACGGATTTCCAGAAGGTCTTCCCCATGGGAGAGAAGTTGTACATCGGGCTGGCTGGACTGGCCACTGATGTTCAgacagt ATCCCAGAGGTTGAAATTCAGACTGAACCTGTATGAACTGAAGGAGGGTCGGCAAATCAAACCCAAGACCTTCATGAGCATGGTGTCCAACCTGTTGTATGAAAAGAG GTTTGGGCCATACTATATTGAGCCTGTGATTGCTGGACTTGATCCCAAAACCTTTGAGCCATTCATCTGCTCTTTGGATTTGATCGGATGCCCCATGGTGACCGAAGACTTTGTCGTCAGTGGCACCTGCTCAGAGCAGATGTATGGCATGTGTGAATCTTTGTGGGAGCCAGACATG GAACCAGAGGACCTGTTTGAGACCATCTCCCAGGCAATGCTGAATGCCGTTGATAGAGATGCCGTGTCCGGTATGGGAGTCGTTGTTCATGTCAT TGAAAAAGACAAGATCACCACACGAACCTTGAAAGCCAGGATGGACTAG
- the LOC120825694 gene encoding phosphatidylinositol 5-phosphate 4-kinase type-2 beta isoform X1, with translation MSSNCTSAAPVSASKTKTKKKHFIGQKVKLFRASEPILSILMWGVNHTINELSNVPVPVMLMPDDFKAYSKIKVDNHLFNKENLPSRFKFKEYCPMVFRNLRERFCIDDQDYQNSLTRSAPLNSDSQGRFGNRFLSSYDHRFVIKTVSSEDIAEMHNILKKYHQFIVECHGNTLLPQFLGMYRLTVDGVETYMVVTRNVFSHRLTVHRKYDLKGSTVSREASDKEKAKELPTFKDNDFLNEGQKLPIGDDNKKYFLEKLKHDVEFLATLKIMDYSLLVGIHDVERAEQEEMDVEGVGEEEEYENDGMGGGVLTGSFGTPPDSPGNPLNCGGFFGPGEFDPSVDVYAIKSQDGVVKKEVYFMAIIDILTHYDAKKKAAHAAKTVKHGAGAEISTVNPEQYSKRFYEFMSNILS, from the exons ATGTCATCCAACTGCACGAGCGCGGCGCCTGTCAGCGCTAGCAAAACCAAGACGAAAAAGAAGCATTTTATAGGACAGAAAGTGAAATTATTCCGTGCGAGCGAGCCCATCCTCAGCATTTTAATGTGGGGGGTCAACCACACG aTTAACGAGTTAAGTAATGTGCCTGTACCAGTAATGCTGATGCCAGATGACTTTAAAGCCTACAGTAAGATCAAAGTGGACAACCACCTATTTAACAA AGAAAACCTGCCTAGTCGCTTTAAGTTCAAAGAGTACTGCCCCATGGTGTTCAGAAACCTGAGGGAGCGGTTCTGCATCGATGACCAGGACTACCAG AACTCTCTAACGAGGAGCGCCCCGCTCAACAGCGATTCCCAGGGTCGCTTCGGCAACCGCTTCCTGTCCAGCTACGACCACCGCTTTGTTATTAAAACAGTGTCCAGCGAGGATATCGCTGAGATGCACAACATCCTAAAGAAATATCACCAG TTTATAGTGGAGTGTCATGGCAACACGCTGCTGCCGCAGTTCCTGGGCATGTACAGGCTAACAGTGGACGGGGTAGAAACGTACATGGTGGTGACCCGGAATGTTTTCAGCCACCGCCTCACCGTGCACCGCAAATATGACCTGAAG GGTTCTACGGTCTCGAGGGAAGCCAGTGACAAGGAGAAG GCAAAAGAACTCCCAACTTTTAAAGACAACGACTTCTTGAATGAAGGCCAGAAGCTGCCGATAGGAGACGACAACAAGAAATACTTTTTGGAGAAGCTAAAACATGATGTAGAG TTCCTGGCCACCCTAAAGATCATGGACTACAGTCTCCTGGTGGGAATCCATGATGTGGAGCGggcagagcaggaggagatggatgTGGAGggcgtgggggaggaggaggagtacgaGAACGACGGGATGGGCGGAGGCGTTCTCACCGGCTCGTTCGGCACGCCCCCCGACAGCCCCGGAAACCCTCTCAACTGTGGAGGATTCTTTGGCCCCGGGGAGTTCGACCCCTCTGTGGACGTTTACGCAATCAAGAGCCAAGACG GTGTTGTGAAGAAGGAGGTGTACTTCATGGCTATCATCGACATCCTCACACACTATGACGCAAAGAAAAAGGCTGCACATGCTGCCAAAACTGTGAAACACGGG gCGGGGGCAGAAATATCGACGGTGAACCCAGAGCAGTACTCGAAACGATTCTACGAGTTCATGTCCAACATCTTATCATAG
- the LOC120825694 gene encoding phosphatidylinositol 5-phosphate 4-kinase type-2 beta isoform X2 gives MLMPDDFKAYSKIKVDNHLFNKENLPSRFKFKEYCPMVFRNLRERFCIDDQDYQNSLTRSAPLNSDSQGRFGNRFLSSYDHRFVIKTVSSEDIAEMHNILKKYHQFIVECHGNTLLPQFLGMYRLTVDGVETYMVVTRNVFSHRLTVHRKYDLKGSTVSREASDKEKAKELPTFKDNDFLNEGQKLPIGDDNKKYFLEKLKHDVEFLATLKIMDYSLLVGIHDVERAEQEEMDVEGVGEEEEYENDGMGGGVLTGSFGTPPDSPGNPLNCGGFFGPGEFDPSVDVYAIKSQDGVVKKEVYFMAIIDILTHYDAKKKAAHAAKTVKHGAGAEISTVNPEQYSKRFYEFMSNILS, from the exons ATGCTGATGCCAGATGACTTTAAAGCCTACAGTAAGATCAAAGTGGACAACCACCTATTTAACAA AGAAAACCTGCCTAGTCGCTTTAAGTTCAAAGAGTACTGCCCCATGGTGTTCAGAAACCTGAGGGAGCGGTTCTGCATCGATGACCAGGACTACCAG AACTCTCTAACGAGGAGCGCCCCGCTCAACAGCGATTCCCAGGGTCGCTTCGGCAACCGCTTCCTGTCCAGCTACGACCACCGCTTTGTTATTAAAACAGTGTCCAGCGAGGATATCGCTGAGATGCACAACATCCTAAAGAAATATCACCAG TTTATAGTGGAGTGTCATGGCAACACGCTGCTGCCGCAGTTCCTGGGCATGTACAGGCTAACAGTGGACGGGGTAGAAACGTACATGGTGGTGACCCGGAATGTTTTCAGCCACCGCCTCACCGTGCACCGCAAATATGACCTGAAG GGTTCTACGGTCTCGAGGGAAGCCAGTGACAAGGAGAAG GCAAAAGAACTCCCAACTTTTAAAGACAACGACTTCTTGAATGAAGGCCAGAAGCTGCCGATAGGAGACGACAACAAGAAATACTTTTTGGAGAAGCTAAAACATGATGTAGAG TTCCTGGCCACCCTAAAGATCATGGACTACAGTCTCCTGGTGGGAATCCATGATGTGGAGCGggcagagcaggaggagatggatgTGGAGggcgtgggggaggaggaggagtacgaGAACGACGGGATGGGCGGAGGCGTTCTCACCGGCTCGTTCGGCACGCCCCCCGACAGCCCCGGAAACCCTCTCAACTGTGGAGGATTCTTTGGCCCCGGGGAGTTCGACCCCTCTGTGGACGTTTACGCAATCAAGAGCCAAGACG GTGTTGTGAAGAAGGAGGTGTACTTCATGGCTATCATCGACATCCTCACACACTATGACGCAAAGAAAAAGGCTGCACATGCTGCCAAAACTGTGAAACACGGG gCGGGGGCAGAAATATCGACGGTGAACCCAGAGCAGTACTCGAAACGATTCTACGAGTTCATGTCCAACATCTTATCATAG
- the LOC120825698 gene encoding polycomb complex protein BMI-1 isoform X1, with product MLLFVFHCRSVQMDKMQPNRIKITDLNPHLSCPLCAGYLIDATTIVECLHSFCKTCIVAFLETNKFCPRCDVQVHKTCPQLSIRADKTLQDIVYKLVPGLFKDEMKRRRDFYAENRVLEPGEVVETFNIAEDEIISLSIQFYERNKNNERQHSELEGDKSNGKRFLQCPAAMSVMHLAKFLRSKMDIPNNYRVEVLYGDEPLKDYYTLMDIAYFYEWRRTGPIPLQYLVKPSRKRRRPPQSAVQGHSDGVNTSPTSESDSHSDKVPSPTAAQPPRASSQSSPASHNLSPAIQSSNGTTVTNNTQRHTLASKQGANARKVTVNGTSSGASKEEARGGDKSGLPPTT from the exons atgttgttgtttgttttccacTGCAGATCTGTCCAGATGGATAAAATGCAGCCCAACCGGATTAAAATCACAGATCTGAATCCACACCTCTCGTGCCCGCTGTGTGCTGGTTACTTAATTGATGCTACGACCATCGTAGAGTGCCTGCACTCCT TTTGTAAAACTTGCATCGTTGCCTTCTTGGAGACAAATAAGTTCTGCCCTCGATGTGACGTTCAGGTCCACAAGACATGTCCACAGCTCAGCATCAG GGCAGACAAAACTCTACAAGATATTGTTTATAAGCTCGTTCCGGGGTTATTCAAAG ATGAGATGAAACGGAGGCGGGACTTTTACGCGGAGAATCGCGTTTTGGAACCGGGGGAAGTGGTGGAGACGTTTAACATCGCTGAGGATGAAATCATCAGTCTGTCTATACAGTTCTACGAGAGGAACAA AAATAATGAGAGGCAGCATTCAGAGTTGGAAGGGGACAAG TCCAATGGTAAACGCTTCCTGCAGTGCCCAGCAGCCATGTCCGTCATGCATTTGGCAAAGTTCCTCCGTAGCAAGATGGATATTCCCAACAACTATCGG gtggaggtgttgtATGGAGATGAACCCTTGAAGGACTACTACACACTAATGGACATTGCCTACTTTTACGAGTGGCGACGA ACTGGACCCATCCCCCTGCAGTATCTGGTCAAACCCAGCAGGAAGCGCCGGAGGCCCCCCCAGTCTGCCGTGCAGGGCCACTCCGACGGCGTCAACACCAGCCCGACATCGGAGAGCGATTCCCACAGCGACAAAGTCCCCAGTCCCACGGCGGCCCAGCCGCCCAGAGCCTCCTCGCAGTCCAGCCCGGCGTCCCACAACCTCTCCCCCGCCATCCAAAGCTCCAACGGCACCACGGTGACCAACAACACTCAGCGACACACTCTGGCCTCCAAACAGGGCGCCAACGCTCGGAAGGTGACTGTCAACGGCACGAGCTCCGGGGCCAGCAAagaggaggcgagaggaggcGACAAAAGCGGCTTGCCCCCGACGACCTAA
- the LOC120825698 gene encoding polycomb complex protein BMI-1 isoform X2, which produces MDKMQPNRIKITDLNPHLSCPLCAGYLIDATTIVECLHSFCKTCIVAFLETNKFCPRCDVQVHKTCPQLSIRADKTLQDIVYKLVPGLFKDEMKRRRDFYAENRVLEPGEVVETFNIAEDEIISLSIQFYERNKNNERQHSELEGDKSNGKRFLQCPAAMSVMHLAKFLRSKMDIPNNYRVEVLYGDEPLKDYYTLMDIAYFYEWRRTGPIPLQYLVKPSRKRRRPPQSAVQGHSDGVNTSPTSESDSHSDKVPSPTAAQPPRASSQSSPASHNLSPAIQSSNGTTVTNNTQRHTLASKQGANARKVTVNGTSSGASKEEARGGDKSGLPPTT; this is translated from the exons ATGGATAAAATGCAGCCCAACCGGATTAAAATCACAGATCTGAATCCACACCTCTCGTGCCCGCTGTGTGCTGGTTACTTAATTGATGCTACGACCATCGTAGAGTGCCTGCACTCCT TTTGTAAAACTTGCATCGTTGCCTTCTTGGAGACAAATAAGTTCTGCCCTCGATGTGACGTTCAGGTCCACAAGACATGTCCACAGCTCAGCATCAG GGCAGACAAAACTCTACAAGATATTGTTTATAAGCTCGTTCCGGGGTTATTCAAAG ATGAGATGAAACGGAGGCGGGACTTTTACGCGGAGAATCGCGTTTTGGAACCGGGGGAAGTGGTGGAGACGTTTAACATCGCTGAGGATGAAATCATCAGTCTGTCTATACAGTTCTACGAGAGGAACAA AAATAATGAGAGGCAGCATTCAGAGTTGGAAGGGGACAAG TCCAATGGTAAACGCTTCCTGCAGTGCCCAGCAGCCATGTCCGTCATGCATTTGGCAAAGTTCCTCCGTAGCAAGATGGATATTCCCAACAACTATCGG gtggaggtgttgtATGGAGATGAACCCTTGAAGGACTACTACACACTAATGGACATTGCCTACTTTTACGAGTGGCGACGA ACTGGACCCATCCCCCTGCAGTATCTGGTCAAACCCAGCAGGAAGCGCCGGAGGCCCCCCCAGTCTGCCGTGCAGGGCCACTCCGACGGCGTCAACACCAGCCCGACATCGGAGAGCGATTCCCACAGCGACAAAGTCCCCAGTCCCACGGCGGCCCAGCCGCCCAGAGCCTCCTCGCAGTCCAGCCCGGCGTCCCACAACCTCTCCCCCGCCATCCAAAGCTCCAACGGCACCACGGTGACCAACAACACTCAGCGACACACTCTGGCCTCCAAACAGGGCGCCAACGCTCGGAAGGTGACTGTCAACGGCACGAGCTCCGGGGCCAGCAAagaggaggcgagaggaggcGACAAAAGCGGCTTGCCCCCGACGACCTAA
- the LOC120825709 gene encoding uncharacterized protein LOC120825709: MNPLVTRIDFKWTRLTLRQPWRTAIAGTKVQLSTLPPEPVVPFKKPFKVELIGGKRYSWCACGHSKNQPFCDGAHKTKAQGLSPLRFVPEKDATVWLCGCKYSNNPPYCDGTHKQAFVLSATLHKHKDS; the protein is encoded by the exons ATGAACCCTCTGGTGACCAGAATAGACTTCAAATGGACGCGTTTAACCCTGCGGCAACCTTGGAGAACCGCTATCGCAGGTACCAAG GTGCAGCTCTCCACGCTTCCTCCAGAACCTGTTGTCCCCTTCAAGAAGCCTTTCAAGGTGGAGCTCATTGGTGGGAAGCGTTACTCGTGGTGCGCCTGTGGACACAGCAAGAATCAG CCTTTCTGCGACGGAGCCCACAAGACCAAAGCCCAAGGCCTGTCACCGCTACGTTTTGTCCCAGAGAAAGATGCCACAGTTTGGCTGTGTGGTTGCAAGTATTCAAACAACCCGCCTTACTGTGACGGGACGCACAAGCAAGCCTTCGTTCTTTCTGCAACATTGCACAAACATAAAGACTCTTGA